The following proteins come from a genomic window of Pirellulales bacterium:
- a CDS encoding carbonic anhydrase, whose product MELHRLVAGVHQFQNNVFANQRKFFERLAETQSPPGLFITCADSRVNPNLITQTKPGELFILRNIGNIVPPFTPHTADGAAAAAIEYAATQLKVEFIIVCGHSRCGAVQGLLNLDGLSRMPSVRGWLANAESARRIVQENYTELPEDAKLNVAVQENVLCQLENLRTHPAVAVRMARGDLQIYGWVYKLETGEVFGFSPDAGQFVSLREHAPESTTPPRLDMASI is encoded by the coding sequence ATGGAATTGCATCGGCTGGTGGCCGGCGTCCATCAGTTTCAAAACAACGTGTTTGCCAATCAACGCAAGTTTTTCGAGCGTCTGGCGGAAACCCAGAGTCCGCCAGGCCTGTTCATTACCTGCGCGGATTCGCGGGTGAACCCCAATTTAATCACACAGACGAAGCCGGGGGAATTGTTCATTTTGCGAAACATCGGCAACATTGTTCCGCCGTTTACGCCGCATACCGCCGACGGCGCGGCAGCCGCGGCCATTGAATATGCGGCCACCCAGTTGAAGGTGGAATTCATTATTGTCTGCGGCCATTCTCGTTGCGGTGCAGTTCAAGGGTTGCTGAACCTGGACGGTTTATCGCGCATGCCAAGCGTCCGCGGCTGGCTGGCCAACGCGGAAAGCGCCCGGCGGATTGTTCAGGAAAATTACACCGAATTGCCAGAAGATGCGAAATTGAACGTCGCCGTTCAGGAAAATGTGCTGTGCCAATTGGAGAACTTGCGCACCCATCCCGCGGTGGCCGTGCGCATGGCACGGGGCGATTTGCAAATTTACGGTTGGGTGTACAAGCTAGAAACGGGTGAAGTATTCGGCTTCAGCCCGGACGCGGGCCAATTTGTTTCGCTCCGAGAGCACGCGCCTGAATCGACCACGCCGCCGCGCCTAGACATGGCGTCGATTTAA
- a CDS encoding galactokinase family protein yields MFETPTMEAVRKQVVSQYGLAPADVRVVVAPYRICPLGAHVDHQLGRVTAMTIDRAVNLAFAPSQNHEIRMTSLSFPGEVRFPLDRVPGKQPGDWGNYVRGAVKALSEKHALRKGIVGVTAGSLSEGGLSSSAAFGVACLMALEAVNGLGVSRHDNILLDQKIENEYLGLRNGILDQAAILLSRRGKLTCIDCRTQQHELLASAKNMAPFAILLAFSGLTKSLVTTDYNRRVDECAAAARILLEALGRPRMPPQLGNISPEEYAQHKHHLSGAESRRAEHFFTEIARVAQGIKAWQAGNLVEFGRLMTQSCASSIHNYECGAPPLVTLYELLISTPGVYGARFSGAGFRGCCVALVDRTTAEDIARHVERKYKETIPELAPHAGVLLCQSDDGARIV; encoded by the coding sequence GTGTTCGAAACGCCGACTATGGAAGCCGTTCGAAAACAGGTCGTGTCCCAGTATGGCCTGGCTCCCGCTGACGTGCGCGTGGTGGTCGCACCGTATCGCATTTGTCCCTTGGGAGCCCACGTCGATCACCAGCTGGGGCGGGTGACGGCAATGACCATCGACCGGGCGGTAAATCTAGCCTTTGCCCCATCACAAAATCATGAAATCCGAATGACCAGCTTGTCGTTTCCCGGCGAAGTACGATTTCCGCTTGACCGTGTGCCGGGCAAACAGCCGGGCGACTGGGGCAATTATGTGCGAGGTGCTGTGAAGGCCCTTTCTGAGAAGCATGCATTGCGAAAGGGGATCGTGGGTGTTACGGCCGGCTCGCTTTCGGAAGGGGGATTAAGTTCTTCCGCCGCGTTTGGCGTGGCTTGCCTGATGGCGCTCGAAGCAGTGAACGGCCTGGGTGTTTCTCGGCACGACAATATTTTACTGGATCAAAAAATTGAGAACGAGTATCTCGGTCTGCGGAACGGGATTCTCGATCAGGCGGCGATTTTACTTTCGCGCCGCGGAAAACTAACGTGTATCGACTGCCGCACCCAGCAACACGAATTATTGGCATCGGCAAAGAATATGGCGCCCTTTGCCATTTTGCTGGCATTCTCCGGATTGACCAAATCGCTTGTAACTACGGACTACAATCGCCGAGTTGACGAGTGCGCTGCGGCGGCCCGGATACTCCTAGAAGCTTTAGGGCGCCCTAGAATGCCGCCTCAATTGGGGAATATTTCGCCCGAGGAATATGCCCAGCACAAACACCACTTGAGCGGTGCAGAAAGCCGACGAGCGGAGCATTTTTTCACCGAAATTGCTCGGGTGGCACAGGGCATCAAGGCCTGGCAGGCCGGCAACTTGGTGGAATTCGGCCGATTGATGACGCAATCGTGCGCCAGCTCCATCCACAATTACGAGTGTGGCGCGCCGCCGCTGGTTACACTCTACGAACTCCTGATTTCCACTCCGGGGGTATACGGCGCACGGTTCAGCGGAGCAGGCTTTCGCGGATGCTGCGTGGCGTTGGTCGACCGTACGACGGCCGAAGATATCGCGAGGCACGTGGAGCGTAAATACAAGGAGACGATTCCAGAATTAGCGCCGCATGCCGGCGTCCTGTTATGCCAATCGGACGACGGGGCGCGGATCGTGTGA
- a CDS encoding PLP-dependent aspartate aminotransferase family protein has protein sequence MSAKPHAKSHLTENLPKAKPGNPAPPNHRKNGAPAAKPAAANAHSEPNPADASPGSSTLAVHAGEDRQKVAHSITDPIFVASTYTFADTQSVINYIEQKQPREEYGRYGNPSERVVERKLAALEGGESALLFSSGMSALVALLLTKLNSGDEVVFFDECYHRSREFCSKHLSRFGVTTRQVPACNYAAMEAAITPHTKLLISESPTNPHLSVVDLDRFAELGSRHNVETLIDATLGTPFNIRPLVAGIDYVLHSATKYLGGHNDLLAGALVGTAEKLEPVRKLRGITGAVNSPHNVYLLERGLKTFELRMQRHNENGLAVAQFLAAHPRIEKVFYPGLPSHPYYEVAQRTMRGFGGLVTFLVRDADWQQTARIVDSVKIPRIAPSLGGVESLIEQPLVMSYFECTPEERRQFGIPDNMIRVACGIENPEDLVADLKQALER, from the coding sequence ATGAGTGCCAAGCCACACGCCAAAAGTCATCTGACCGAAAACTTGCCCAAGGCCAAGCCGGGCAATCCTGCCCCGCCCAACCACCGAAAAAACGGCGCACCGGCGGCGAAGCCGGCCGCTGCAAATGCTCATTCCGAACCGAATCCCGCGGACGCCTCGCCCGGTTCTTCAACTTTGGCGGTCCACGCCGGCGAAGATCGGCAAAAGGTGGCTCACTCGATTACCGATCCAATTTTTGTCGCTTCAACGTATACCTTCGCCGACACGCAATCGGTCATCAATTACATCGAGCAAAAACAACCCCGCGAGGAATACGGTCGCTATGGCAATCCCAGCGAGCGCGTCGTGGAGCGCAAATTGGCTGCTCTGGAAGGAGGCGAATCGGCGCTGCTGTTTTCCAGCGGCATGTCGGCGCTGGTGGCGCTGCTGTTGACCAAGCTCAACTCCGGCGATGAAGTGGTTTTTTTTGACGAATGCTACCATCGCAGTCGCGAATTTTGCAGCAAACATCTGTCCCGCTTCGGAGTCACCACACGCCAGGTCCCTGCCTGCAATTATGCGGCGATGGAAGCCGCCATCACGCCGCACACCAAATTATTGATCAGCGAATCCCCCACGAACCCGCACCTGAGCGTGGTCGATTTGGATCGTTTTGCCGAGTTGGGTAGTCGCCACAACGTGGAAACGCTGATCGATGCCACGTTGGGCACCCCCTTTAATATCCGGCCGTTGGTTGCGGGCATCGATTACGTACTGCATTCCGCCACAAAATATCTGGGTGGCCACAACGACTTACTTGCCGGCGCGCTGGTTGGCACTGCCGAAAAACTGGAACCGGTCCGCAAGTTACGCGGCATTACCGGAGCCGTCAATTCGCCGCATAACGTCTATTTGTTGGAGCGTGGACTTAAAACGTTCGAGCTGCGCATGCAGCGGCATAATGAAAACGGGCTGGCCGTGGCGCAGTTTTTGGCTGCCCACCCGCGAATCGAAAAAGTTTTTTACCCCGGCCTGCCTTCGCACCCATATTATGAGGTGGCCCAACGAACCATGCGCGGCTTCGGCGGCTTGGTGACGTTTTTGGTGCGCGATGCCGATTGGCAACAGACTGCCCGCATCGTCGATAGCGTGAAAATTCCGCGCATCGCTCCCAGCCTGGGCGGTGTGGAATCGCTCATTGAGCAGCCGCTGGTGATGAGCTACTTCGAATGCACCCCGGAAGAACGCCGGCAATTTGGCATTCCTGATAATATGATCCGCGTGGCCTGCGGCATCGAAAACCCGGAAGATTTGGTCGCCGATTTGAAGCAAGCGCTGGAAAGATGA
- a CDS encoding PLP-dependent aspartate aminotransferase family protein: MHFRTRAIHIGNQPDPHTGAVVPPIHVSSTFVQPGAGVWGQFDYTRSGNPTRKALETTLADLEGGTGALAFSSGMAATHCVTMLLSAGDHIVAGSDIYGGTYRLLHKIVNRAGISVSLVNTTNLKALEAALTPNTKLLWIESPGNPLLSITDIAACSEIANRRGLLLGVDNTFATPVLTRPLELGAHIVMHSATKYVGGHSDLLGGALVVREKELFDRLYFIQNATGAVMGTWEAFLCSRGLKTLELRVREQSRTAQQLAEWLSRHPKVKRVLYPGLPSNLGHGIAQRQMRGGYGAMLSFDLGDNFAAAKRVAESTKLFQLAVSLGAVESLIEQPASMSHASYDAADRKAHGISDGLVRVSVGLEAFEDLRDDLDQALAT; encoded by the coding sequence ATGCACTTCCGCACCCGTGCGATCCATATCGGTAACCAGCCGGACCCACATACCGGCGCCGTCGTGCCGCCGATTCATGTTTCGTCCACCTTTGTGCAGCCGGGGGCCGGTGTCTGGGGGCAGTTCGATTATACCCGCAGTGGCAATCCAACTCGCAAAGCCTTAGAAACCACGCTAGCCGATTTAGAAGGCGGTACTGGCGCCTTGGCTTTTTCATCCGGGATGGCGGCAACGCACTGCGTGACTATGCTCCTTTCCGCCGGCGATCATATTGTCGCGGGTTCAGATATTTACGGTGGCACGTATCGTCTATTGCATAAAATTGTCAACCGGGCCGGCATTTCCGTGTCGCTGGTCAACACGACGAATTTGAAAGCCCTGGAAGCGGCCCTGACACCGAACACCAAACTGTTGTGGATCGAGAGTCCCGGCAACCCGCTGCTTTCCATCACCGACATCGCCGCTTGCTCCGAAATTGCCAATCGACGCGGCCTGCTTTTGGGAGTTGACAATACGTTCGCCACCCCGGTCCTCACCCGACCGCTGGAATTGGGCGCCCATATCGTCATGCATTCCGCCACCAAATACGTTGGCGGCCACAGCGATTTGTTGGGCGGTGCTCTGGTGGTCCGGGAGAAAGAGCTGTTCGACCGGCTATACTTTATTCAAAATGCCACCGGTGCGGTGATGGGAACGTGGGAGGCGTTTCTTTGCTCTCGCGGATTGAAAACGCTGGAATTGCGGGTGCGCGAACAAAGTCGCACCGCACAACAACTCGCCGAGTGGCTTAGCCGGCATCCGAAAGTGAAACGTGTGTTGTATCCGGGGCTGCCCAGCAATTTGGGGCACGGCATCGCACAGCGCCAAATGCGCGGGGGATATGGGGCCATGCTCAGCTTTGACCTGGGCGACAATTTCGCCGCCGCCAAGCGTGTGGCCGAATCGACGAAGTTGTTTCAGCTGGCCGTGAGTTTGGGGGCTGTCGAATCGCTGATCGAACAGCCGGCTTCCATGTCGCACGCCAGTTACGATGCCGCTGATCGCAAAGCGCACGGCATTTCCGATGGACTGGTGCGTGTTTCCGTCGGTTTGGAAGCGTTCGAAGACTTGCGCGACGATCTTGATCAGGCCCTGGCGACGTGA